GAACGCAGTTTGGGAAATTAATTACCGCATATAAAAAATGGGGAAATGAAGAGCTTGTAAAAGAAGATCCGATTCGCGAATTATTCAAATTATATGTTCATTTCCACGAAGAAGTGAAAGAGCATCCAGAGCTAGAAGAAGAAGGCCGTGCATGGTTTAAGAAATTAGAAGACGGTGATGAAGAAGCAGTTTTTTTATGGAATTGGTTCCGTCATGAATCTTTAAAAGAATTCTCTCGTATTTATGAACTTCTTGGTGTTGAATTTACAAACTTCCAAGGAGAGGCTTTCTATAATGATAAAATGGGCGATTTTGTTGATATTTTAGAAGAAAAAGGGTTATTAGAAGAATCGGATGGAGCACAAGTTGTTAATTTAGAAAAAGAAGATATGCCGCCATGTTTAATTAAAAAATCAGATGGAGCTACACTTTATGCAACGCGCGATTTAACAGCGGCACTATACCGTCAAAACACATATGAATTTGATAAAGCGTTGTATGTAGTAGGCGCAGAACAAAGCTTACACTTCACACAATTTTTCACTGTATTAAAGAAACTTGGTTATAACTGGGTAGATGGTATGGCTCATGTACCATTTGGACTCATTTTAAAAGATGGTAAAAAAATGTCCACACGTAAGGGGAAAGTCGTATTACTTGAGGAAGTATTAGAAGAAGCGATTACGCTTGCAGAGCAAAATATTGAAGAGAAAAATCCGGACTTAAAGCAAAAAGAGGAAGTTGCTAAGCAAGTTGGTGTCGGGGCAGTCATTTTCCATGATTTGAAAAATGAACGTATGCATAATATTGAATTCTTTTTAGAAAAAATGCTGAAGTTCGAAGGGGAAACAGGACCATATGTTCAATATACACATGCGCGTGCTTGCTCCATTTTACGAAAAGAAAATGCTGAATTTGAAACAGAAGCGTTTCAATTAAACGATGATCATAGTTGGAGTACGATAAAATTATTAAATAGATTTCCACAAGTCGTTGAAACAGCCTTCTTCAAAAATGAACCGTCACATATTGCGAAGTATTTGTTAGATGTAGCACAAGCATTTAATAAATATTATGGAAATGTTCGTATTTTAGAAGAGGATAAAGAAAAGGAAAGTAGACTTGCACTTGTTTATGCAGTAACGATTGTGTTAAAAGAAGGATTGCGTTTACTTGGAATGGGTGCTCCGGAAGAGATGTAAATGAGTACAATTTTATCGTGCTATTGTGCAGTGACAATTATTAACGTTACTGTAGTAGTTAATTACAAATAATGTGTTACTGAAGATGATAAATACAAAATAAAGCTTACTATATTGGCAGAATGACAAATCGGGCGTACCGTTGACCTGATTTGTTATTTTTATTTTTCTTACTATTTTTAATAATTATTTATTTTGTTTTTTCTTTGAAAGAAGGAGATGGTATCTTTTTTTCCTACAATGTATGAAGATGAACTTATATATAGTGCTATTGCAAGATATCATGTTAGAAGTGGTAATACTATCCCTAAACAGACAATCGATAAATTGATGTAAGTCTGTATCTTTTATTTTTTCGCGAATATGGCCATAGCCTTTTTAAAAATCTCATTTTCCTCCTTCAGACGAAGCATTTCTTTCTGCATTCGCTTCAGGTCTTCTAGCGTCATTTCTTCCTCATCAATCGTTGTGATAGGAGAATATTTTTTTATCCATTTATAAATCGGTACTTCTGATACACCATATTCGCTGCTTAGTTCTTTCACAGATCAGCCTGAATGATATAGTTCAACAACCATCTTTTTAAATTCTTCATTAAATTTCTTGTTTGCCATACGGACACTTTCTCCTTGAAATCCATTGTAAGGACTTAACTAAGTTGTGTTCATATGACTATACTAACTCCACTCCACAAAGTATAAAGAAAGAAGGAATATACATTGTTGATTCTAAAGAAGTAGTTAGCAGTAATTTGAGGTAAAGATGATTGTGATATTGCATTCCATAAAAAAGAATGTTACTCTAAAAATAGAATTATGAGAGGACTGATGGATGAATAATGATTAACTAATCTATATTTTAATTTGAAATTAATAACTTCAAACTACAAAATATAGGGTTAGTCTATCCATTTTTATAAATCAGTTCATACTTTATTTGTCATGATTCCAATGATTAATAAGAACTTATTAAGTATAAGTGAGATACTAATCCTTCCGATTACAAATTGGGAGGATTTTTTTATTCTCTTATAGGTAAGTTGATATTTATTAATCCGTAACTGTAACCTAACAAATAAAGGAGAGAGAAAAATGAGGAATTCAGACACTATTGTTACACATGTAATGCTCTATATAAGTCGTTAATATCCATCAAACTTATATGGAGAAATTAAAAAATTGATGGATATTCCGACTTTATATGAAAAGTGTTGATATATAAAGGAGGAATTATTATGTCAATGATAAAAGTTCAAGACTTAACTTTTTCATACCCAGGTAGCTTTGATAATATTTTTGAAGGTGTAAACTTTCAAATAGATACAGATTGGAAACTAGGGTTTATTGGTAGAAACGGACGAGGTAAAACGACATTCTTTAATTTATTATTAGGTAATTATGAGTATAGTGGGAAGATCACTTCT
This sequence is a window from Bacillus pseudomycoides DSM 12442. Protein-coding genes within it:
- the argS gene encoding arginine--tRNA ligase: MEYKIQLAKSLFEILKSELSLEQITGLIETPKQDEFGDAAFPCFMLAKQYKKAPAIIAKEIAEKLNNSFFTKVEAVGPYVNVFFNRHIVSDDVLKAILVEKEEYGQGYFGREKTVVIDYSSPNIAKPFSMGHLRSTMIGNSLKHIAEKCGYEVVGINYIGDWGTQFGKLITAYKKWGNEELVKEDPIRELFKLYVHFHEEVKEHPELEEEGRAWFKKLEDGDEEAVFLWNWFRHESLKEFSRIYELLGVEFTNFQGEAFYNDKMGDFVDILEEKGLLEESDGAQVVNLEKEDMPPCLIKKSDGATLYATRDLTAALYRQNTYEFDKALYVVGAEQSLHFTQFFTVLKKLGYNWVDGMAHVPFGLILKDGKKMSTRKGKVVLLEEVLEEAITLAEQNIEEKNPDLKQKEEVAKQVGVGAVIFHDLKNERMHNIEFFLEKMLKFEGETGPYVQYTHARACSILRKENAEFETEAFQLNDDHSWSTIKLLNRFPQVVETAFFKNEPSHIAKYLLDVAQAFNKYYGNVRILEEDKEKESRLALVYAVTIVLKEGLRLLGMGAPEEM